From Leptolyngbya sp. KIOST-1, one genomic window encodes:
- a CDS encoding NADH-quinone oxidoreductase subunit J codes for MTLAEGVQLVAFGLLTAMTLGGALGVVLLDNIVYSAFLLGGVFTSMAGLYILLNAGFVAAAQVLVYVGAVSVLILFGIMLVNKEQPFIPMKRAWLGRVATAGVCAGLFALLAASTLSTPWAISGEVPSGDMATVAIGIHFFTDYLLPFELASVLLLIALIGAIVLARREFIPDAAPGEAASEALQLPERPRELVSASSLADTER; via the coding sequence GTGACGCTAGCGGAAGGGGTACAACTCGTTGCCTTTGGTCTACTGACCGCCATGACGCTGGGGGGTGCCCTGGGGGTCGTGCTGTTGGACAACATTGTCTACTCAGCGTTTTTGTTGGGGGGTGTATTTACTAGCATGGCTGGTCTATACATCCTGCTCAACGCCGGGTTTGTGGCGGCAGCCCAGGTGCTGGTCTACGTGGGCGCGGTCAGCGTGCTGATTCTGTTTGGGATCATGCTGGTGAACAAAGAGCAGCCCTTCATTCCCATGAAGCGGGCCTGGCTGGGCAGGGTCGCGACAGCTGGGGTCTGTGCGGGGCTATTTGCGCTGCTAGCGGCATCGACCCTGAGCACGCCCTGGGCCATCTCCGGTGAAGTGCCCAGCGGCGATATGGCTACCGTAGCCATTGGTATTCACTTTTTTACCGACTACTTGCTTCCCTTTGAGTTGGCCTCCGTGCTGCTGCTGATTGCGCTGATTGGAGCGATCGTGCTGGCGCGGCGAGAGTTCATTCCCGATGCCGCCCCTGGGGAAGCTGCCTCGGAGGCGCTACAGTTGCCCGAGCGCCCCCGTGAGTTGGTCTCTGCTTCTTCGCTGGCCGACACCGAACGTTAG